In a single window of the Pseudogemmatithrix spongiicola genome:
- the crcB gene encoding fluoride efflux transporter CrcB gives MPSLSVLLGVAGGGAIGSLLRFGVGRLLPTASTAMPWGTLGINVAGSFALGLLAGASMLRPDASPALRAFLGVGLLGGFTTFSTFSLETVVLAQSTSLAKATAYVLLSVGLAVVAAAAGFSLTRA, from the coding sequence GTGCCCTCCCTGTCCGTTCTCCTCGGCGTCGCCGGCGGCGGCGCGATCGGATCCCTGCTCCGCTTCGGCGTAGGGCGGCTGCTGCCGACCGCTTCGACGGCGATGCCATGGGGCACGCTCGGCATCAACGTCGCGGGTTCCTTCGCGCTCGGCCTGCTCGCCGGCGCCTCGATGCTGCGCCCCGACGCGTCGCCGGCACTGCGCGCGTTCCTCGGAGTCGGGCTGCTCGGGGGCTTCACGACCTTCTCCACGTTCTCGCTCGAGACGGTCGTGCTGGCGCAGTCCACATCCCTGGCGAAGGCCACCGCATACGTCCTCCTCAGCGTCGGGCTCGCCGTGGTCGCTGCGGCGGCTGGGTTCTCGCTCACCCGTGCCTGA
- a CDS encoding pyridoxal-phosphate-dependent aminotransferase family protein, whose product MTVRPFGRFLFPGPTDVRPEILQAMAQPMQSHRGEAFLALHARVVANLQQVFRTTRPVFAVSASATALMEMAIRGAPEGPILSLVNGAFSERFATVAQQCGRRVRRVSVPWGEVHPLGLIERHLVEEPFAALTVVHSETSTGTLCDLRAVTELAHRYGVMCLADAVTSVGASPVETDTWGLDFVLTGSQKALALPPGLAFAVASEPYILQAAVVPGRGRYLDPLEHEEAALRGGPPSTPAIPLFYAADAQLQDIAAEGIEARWARHAEMQAMVERWVSDRQAEGIAITFQAPAGARSLSVSCLALPPDRESREVVAALEDRGFTIGRGYSQLKDSTIRIGHMGDLRPEHLAPCLEALTDVLRAAPR is encoded by the coding sequence ATGACGGTGCGCCCGTTCGGCCGCTTCCTGTTTCCCGGGCCCACCGACGTGCGCCCGGAGATCCTTCAGGCGATGGCGCAGCCGATGCAGTCACACCGCGGCGAGGCGTTCCTGGCCCTCCACGCGCGCGTCGTGGCCAACCTGCAGCAGGTTTTCCGGACGACGCGGCCGGTGTTCGCGGTCTCGGCCTCCGCCACGGCGCTGATGGAGATGGCGATCCGCGGCGCGCCGGAGGGACCGATCCTCTCGCTCGTGAACGGCGCGTTCTCGGAGCGGTTCGCCACCGTCGCGCAGCAATGCGGCCGACGCGTGCGCCGCGTGTCGGTGCCATGGGGCGAGGTGCACCCGCTGGGATTGATCGAGCGGCACCTGGTCGAGGAGCCCTTTGCGGCGCTGACCGTGGTGCACTCGGAAACCAGCACCGGTACGCTCTGCGACCTGCGCGCGGTCACCGAGCTGGCGCATCGCTACGGCGTGATGTGCCTCGCGGATGCCGTGACCAGCGTGGGTGCGAGCCCCGTCGAGACGGACACGTGGGGGCTCGACTTCGTCCTGACCGGGTCGCAGAAGGCGCTGGCGCTGCCGCCGGGACTCGCGTTTGCGGTCGCGAGTGAACCGTACATCCTGCAGGCGGCGGTGGTCCCGGGCCGCGGACGTTACCTCGACCCGCTCGAACACGAGGAGGCCGCACTGCGCGGCGGACCGCCATCGACGCCCGCGATTCCGCTGTTCTACGCCGCGGACGCGCAGCTCCAGGACATCGCCGCCGAGGGCATCGAGGCTCGCTGGGCGCGCCACGCCGAGATGCAGGCGATGGTCGAGCGCTGGGTCAGCGATCGGCAGGCCGAAGGCATCGCCATCACGTTCCAGGCGCCGGCCGGGGCACGCAGCCTCAGCGTGAGCTGCCTCGCGCTCCCGCCGGATCGGGAGTCACGCGAGGTCGTCGCGGCCTTGGAGGACCGCGGCTTCACAATCGGCCGCGGCTACAGCCAGCTCAAGGACTCGACCATCCGCATCGGCCACATGGGCGACCTGCGGCCGGAGCACCTCGCGCCCTGTCTCGAGGCGCTGACCGACGTGCTGCGCGCCGCCCCGCGCTAG
- the recN gene encoding DNA repair protein RecN, translated as MLTELRIKNLAIIDAVTLPLASGFNVLTGETGAGKSIIVGALGLLIGERASSDLVRTGADKATVEGVFDLHDRPDLLKALDERGIECEDGILVLKREVASGGGRARAWVNGSPVTASVLAEIGRTLVNVHGQHEAQALLEPEAQRHILDAFGEAERDVQAVAEAWREAEAARQAIASLQSRRDDAAKRADWLSHVAKEIGEAQLKEGEDERLDEEARRLTHAEELQQLVGELTGTVESDAEAMRALGHLQKPLAALQKIDPSTAKLQELYDNAWYALEELAREAQAYAETVEHDPARLAEVDARRDLLFRLMKKYGGSIEAVMRTGKDARAELDLLDTASLDMRGLEQRVQETDAALQRAAAALTKKRRAAATALAKAVEARLPDLGMPDGRVLVHLAPRETIGASGAEDVEFRVALNVGHEARALARVASGGELARVMLALKTILARLDNVPTLIFDEVDAGIGGRTGLMIGDAMRDVAAHHQVFAITHLPQIAARAHHHIVVQKAAKGGVTTSDVGVVVEADRVDEIARMLGGDSESVTSREHARELLATAAAGAATASGAATRGRAGETQRPKRRV; from the coding sequence GTGCTCACCGAACTCCGGATCAAGAACCTCGCCATCATCGACGCCGTGACGCTGCCGCTCGCGTCCGGCTTCAACGTGCTCACGGGCGAGACCGGCGCCGGCAAGAGCATCATCGTCGGCGCGCTGGGCCTGCTGATCGGCGAGCGGGCCTCGAGCGATCTCGTGCGCACGGGCGCCGACAAGGCGACGGTCGAGGGCGTGTTCGACCTCCACGACCGTCCTGACCTGCTGAAGGCGCTCGACGAACGCGGCATCGAGTGCGAGGACGGCATCCTCGTCCTGAAGCGCGAGGTTGCGTCGGGTGGCGGCCGTGCGCGGGCCTGGGTGAACGGCTCGCCGGTGACGGCGAGCGTGCTGGCCGAGATCGGCCGCACGCTGGTGAACGTGCACGGGCAACATGAAGCGCAGGCGCTGCTCGAGCCGGAGGCACAGCGGCATATCCTCGATGCCTTCGGCGAAGCGGAGCGCGACGTGCAGGCGGTGGCCGAGGCCTGGCGCGAGGCGGAGGCCGCGCGGCAGGCGATTGCCTCGCTGCAATCCCGGCGCGACGACGCGGCGAAGCGCGCGGATTGGCTGTCGCACGTGGCGAAGGAGATCGGCGAGGCGCAGCTCAAGGAGGGCGAGGACGAGCGCCTCGACGAAGAGGCGCGGCGTCTCACGCACGCCGAGGAGCTCCAGCAGCTGGTGGGCGAGCTCACGGGCACCGTCGAAAGCGACGCCGAAGCGATGCGCGCGCTGGGGCACCTGCAGAAGCCGCTGGCGGCGCTGCAGAAGATCGACCCGAGCACGGCGAAGTTGCAGGAGCTCTACGACAACGCCTGGTACGCGCTGGAAGAACTCGCGCGCGAAGCGCAGGCGTACGCCGAGACGGTGGAGCACGATCCGGCGCGCCTCGCCGAGGTGGATGCGCGGCGTGACCTGCTGTTCCGGCTGATGAAGAAGTACGGCGGCAGCATCGAGGCCGTGATGCGCACGGGCAAGGACGCGCGCGCGGAACTGGACTTGCTGGACACGGCGTCGCTCGACATGCGCGGCCTCGAGCAGCGGGTGCAGGAGACCGATGCTGCGCTCCAGCGGGCGGCGGCGGCGCTCACCAAGAAGCGCAGGGCCGCGGCGACGGCGCTGGCGAAGGCCGTCGAAGCGCGGTTGCCGGACTTAGGCATGCCCGACGGCCGCGTGCTCGTGCACCTCGCGCCGCGAGAGACGATCGGTGCGTCAGGCGCGGAGGACGTGGAGTTCCGCGTGGCACTGAACGTGGGACACGAGGCGCGGGCGCTCGCGCGCGTCGCCTCGGGCGGTGAGCTGGCGCGCGTGATGCTCGCCCTCAAGACCATCCTCGCGCGGCTGGACAACGTGCCCACGCTGATCTTCGACGAAGTGGATGCAGGCATCGGCGGGCGCACCGGCCTCATGATCGGCGACGCCATGCGCGATGTGGCGGCGCACCATCAGGTGTTCGCCATCACGCACCTGCCGCAGATCGCGGCGCGCGCGCACCATCACATCGTGGTGCAGAAGGCGGCGAAGGGCGGCGTGACCACCTCAGACGTCGGCGTGGTCGTCGAAGCCGATCGTGTGGACGAAATCGCACGGATGCTCGGCGGCGACTCCGAGAGCGTGACGAGCCGCGAGCACGCGCGGGAGTTGCTGGCGACGGCGGCGGCTGGTGCTGCGACCGCGAGTGGCGCGGCGACGCGCGGCCGCGCCGGCGAGACTCAGCGTCCGAAGAGGCGCGTGTAG
- a CDS encoding NAD(+)/NADH kinase: MTTRLGVVGHVGYEGLEEILGFLASEATAMGYSLAYEGELAAIAPSGATRLGHPSQIDTLITLGGDGTLIRAARFLGGADVPIFGVNLGKLGFLTTCQGEEFPEAFRRFAAGGHNVQARMALEARTWTPSGALGIQVRALNDVVVHKGGYARVLRMKLSAGDEPIANLAADGVVVATPTGSTAYSLSAGGPVVVPTLHSLIVTPVAAHTLAIRPTIFPPETTLRITMDDEQDEVLLTADGQVGIAIPPGHLLTVQRSARPVKLVRFADVTFFTRLRHKLGWGGPPARDG, from the coding sequence GTGACAACGCGGCTCGGCGTCGTCGGGCACGTCGGCTACGAGGGACTTGAGGAGATCCTCGGGTTCCTCGCCAGCGAAGCCACGGCGATGGGCTACAGCCTGGCGTACGAAGGGGAACTCGCGGCCATCGCGCCATCCGGCGCGACGCGGCTGGGCCATCCGAGCCAGATCGACACGCTCATCACCTTGGGCGGCGACGGCACGCTGATTCGGGCCGCGCGTTTCCTCGGTGGCGCCGACGTGCCGATCTTCGGCGTGAACCTCGGCAAGCTGGGCTTCCTCACCACCTGCCAAGGCGAAGAGTTTCCCGAGGCGTTCCGGCGCTTCGCCGCGGGCGGGCACAACGTGCAGGCGCGGATGGCGCTCGAAGCCCGCACGTGGACGCCGTCGGGCGCGCTGGGCATCCAAGTGCGCGCGCTCAACGACGTGGTGGTGCACAAGGGTGGCTACGCGCGCGTGCTACGCATGAAGTTGTCCGCCGGCGACGAACCGATCGCGAACCTCGCGGCCGACGGCGTCGTCGTGGCGACGCCGACCGGCTCCACGGCGTATTCGCTCTCGGCGGGCGGCCCGGTGGTCGTGCCGACGCTGCACTCGTTGATCGTCACGCCGGTGGCCGCGCACACGCTGGCCATCCGTCCGACGATCTTCCCGCCCGAGACGACGCTGCGCATCACGATGGATGACGAGCAGGACGAAGTGCTGCTCACCGCGGACGGGCAGGTGGGCATCGCGATCCCGCCGGGACACCTGCTGACGGTGCAGCGCAGCGCCCGGCCCGTGAAGCTGGTGCGTTTCGCAGACGTCACGTTCTTCACGCGGCTCCGGCACAAGCTCGGGTGGGGCGGGCCGCCGGCGCGCGACGGCTGA
- the dxs gene encoding 1-deoxy-D-xylulose-5-phosphate synthase, whose amino-acid sequence MSLLDRVQDPADLRRMTPAELETLAQEIREFLIATCSVTGGHIGAGLGVVELTIALHTAFNTPDDKLVWDVGHQGYPHKVLTGRKDRMHTLRQEGGLSGFLKRTESEYDTFGAGHAATSISAALGMAAARDIKGGKNKVVAIIGDGSLGSGLAYEALNNAGHSDRDFIVVLNDNEMSIAPNVGAMHKYLTQVQRNPIYNRLRNKIGDLADHAKGPFKEAGSLLRRWEESVKAFLTPGVLFEELGFRYFGPIDGHDIPQLVETFKAVREFKGPRLVHVITKKGKGFPAGEHGEKWHALPPGHDPQTGKQLKAATGNPNYTAVFGKALAELMEEFPKAIAITAAMPSGTGTGTVAKAHPTRFFDVGIAEGHGVTFAAGMAAEGIKPVVTIYSTFLQRGYDNIIHDVAIQSLPVMFCMDRAGLVGEDGETHAGLYDIAYMLAVPHMVVTAPKDGTEFVGLLRSGLAHTDGPFCVRYPRDLSPDVPAHAKEIPAVPHGTWEVLRKGEGLAILAVGTMVQESLKAAEALAAEGLSVTVVNCRYLKPHDATTLTALLATHQQLLVVEEGTVVNGFGAYMAAVVNQMDPGVRVVAHGVPDRIIYAASRAKQLAQVGLDAAGIAAKVRALRESEALAG is encoded by the coding sequence ATGAGCCTTCTCGACCGCGTGCAGGATCCCGCCGACCTCCGGCGAATGACGCCTGCCGAACTGGAGACCCTCGCGCAGGAGATTCGCGAGTTCTTGATCGCGACCTGCTCGGTGACCGGCGGCCACATCGGCGCCGGGCTCGGCGTCGTGGAGCTCACGATCGCGCTGCACACGGCCTTCAACACGCCGGACGACAAGCTCGTCTGGGACGTGGGGCACCAGGGCTATCCGCACAAGGTGCTGACGGGCCGCAAGGACCGCATGCACACGCTGCGCCAGGAGGGCGGCCTCTCGGGCTTCCTCAAGCGCACGGAGAGCGAGTACGACACCTTCGGCGCGGGCCACGCGGCGACGTCGATCTCCGCCGCGCTGGGCATGGCTGCGGCGCGCGACATCAAGGGCGGGAAGAACAAGGTCGTCGCCATCATCGGCGACGGCTCGCTGGGTTCGGGCCTCGCCTACGAAGCGTTGAACAACGCGGGGCATTCGGATCGCGACTTCATCGTCGTGCTCAACGACAACGAGATGTCGATCGCGCCGAACGTGGGCGCGATGCACAAGTACCTCACGCAGGTGCAGCGCAACCCGATCTACAACCGCCTGCGCAACAAGATCGGCGACCTGGCCGATCACGCGAAGGGGCCGTTCAAGGAAGCGGGCTCGCTGCTGCGCCGCTGGGAAGAATCCGTGAAGGCCTTCCTCACGCCGGGCGTGCTCTTCGAGGAACTCGGCTTCCGCTACTTCGGGCCCATCGACGGTCACGACATCCCGCAGCTGGTCGAGACGTTCAAGGCCGTGCGCGAGTTCAAGGGCCCGCGCCTGGTCCACGTGATCACCAAGAAGGGCAAGGGCTTCCCGGCCGGCGAGCACGGCGAAAAGTGGCATGCACTGCCGCCGGGCCACGATCCGCAGACGGGCAAGCAGCTGAAGGCCGCGACGGGCAATCCGAACTACACGGCGGTGTTCGGGAAGGCGCTGGCCGAGTTGATGGAGGAGTTCCCGAAGGCAATCGCCATCACGGCGGCCATGCCCAGCGGCACGGGCACGGGCACGGTGGCGAAGGCGCATCCGACGCGCTTCTTCGACGTCGGCATCGCCGAGGGCCACGGCGTGACCTTCGCGGCCGGCATGGCCGCCGAGGGCATCAAGCCCGTGGTGACGATCTATTCGACGTTCCTGCAGCGCGGCTACGACAACATCATCCACGACGTGGCGATCCAGTCGCTGCCGGTGATGTTCTGCATGGACCGCGCCGGCTTGGTCGGCGAGGACGGTGAGACGCACGCGGGGCTCTATGACATCGCGTACATGCTCGCCGTGCCGCACATGGTCGTGACCGCGCCCAAGGACGGCACGGAGTTCGTCGGCCTGCTGCGCAGCGGCCTCGCGCACACGGACGGGCCGTTCTGCGTCCGGTATCCGCGCGATCTGTCGCCGGACGTGCCGGCGCATGCGAAGGAGATTCCCGCGGTGCCGCACGGCACTTGGGAAGTACTGCGCAAGGGCGAGGGTCTCGCCATTCTCGCCGTCGGCACGATGGTGCAGGAGTCGCTCAAGGCCGCGGAGGCGCTGGCCGCCGAGGGATTGAGCGTGACCGTGGTGAACTGCCGCTATCTCAAGCCGCATGACGCGACCACGCTCACGGCGCTGCTCGCCACGCACCAGCAGCTGCTGGTGGTCGAGGAGGGCACGGTGGTGAACGGCTTCGGCGCGTACATGGCGGCGGTCGTGAACCAGATGGATCCGGGCGTGCGCGTCGTGGCGCACGGCGTGCCCGACCGCATCATCTACGCGGCGTCGCGCGCGAAGCAGCTGGCGCAGGTGGGCCTCGACGCCGCCGGCATCGCGGCCAAGGTGCGCGCGCTGCGCGAGTCCGAGGCCCTCGCGGGGTGA
- a CDS encoding polyprenyl synthetase family protein, whose amino-acid sequence MTQAGVTPIDFGTDRAAVARALDALQLRYLGDQKGAVSDSIRYALQGEGKRLRAVLVMAAHRAAGGKKDVSGLAAAVEVVHAYSLVHDDLPCMDDDDMRRGRPTVHKVFGVPAATAAGMAMVPLAARVALDAAMDIGLTSKQGGAIVRTLMQASGATGMIGGQLLDLEGEGRELNLEELERIHRWKTGALIEAAMTIGGIAAGASPALLQTFATYGASVGLAFQIADDVLDITATTDQLGKTAGKDLAFKKSTYPALLGIAGAKARAEALVQEACKGLAEHEALTPELEFLARFIVARRS is encoded by the coding sequence ATGACCCAAGCGGGCGTGACGCCGATCGACTTCGGGACGGATCGCGCGGCGGTGGCACGTGCGCTCGACGCGCTGCAGCTGCGCTACCTCGGCGACCAGAAGGGCGCCGTGTCCGATTCCATCCGCTACGCGCTGCAGGGCGAGGGCAAGCGCCTGCGCGCCGTGCTCGTGATGGCGGCGCATCGTGCGGCGGGTGGCAAGAAGGACGTGTCCGGGCTCGCGGCCGCCGTCGAAGTGGTGCACGCGTACTCGTTGGTGCACGACGACCTGCCCTGCATGGACGACGACGACATGCGGCGCGGGCGGCCGACCGTGCACAAGGTCTTCGGCGTGCCGGCGGCGACGGCGGCCGGCATGGCGATGGTGCCGTTGGCGGCGCGCGTCGCGCTCGATGCGGCGATGGACATCGGCCTCACGTCCAAGCAGGGCGGGGCGATCGTTCGCACGCTGATGCAGGCCTCAGGCGCGACGGGAATGATCGGCGGGCAGCTGCTCGACCTCGAAGGCGAAGGGCGCGAGTTGAATCTCGAGGAACTCGAGCGCATCCATCGCTGGAAGACCGGCGCCTTGATCGAAGCGGCGATGACGATCGGCGGCATTGCGGCCGGTGCGTCTCCGGCGCTGCTGCAGACCTTCGCGACTTACGGCGCGTCGGTCGGTTTGGCGTTCCAGATCGCCGACGACGTGCTCGACATCACGGCGACGACGGACCAACTCGGCAAGACGGCGGGGAAGGATCTCGCCTTCAAGAAGAGCACGTATCCCGCGCTGCTGGGTATTGCGGGAGCGAAGGCGCGCGCCGAAGCGTTGGTCCAAGAGGCCTGCAAGGGCCTGGCTGAGCACGAGGCGCTGACGCCGGAGCTGGAGTTCCTGGCGCGCTTCATCGTGGCCCGGCGTTCGTGA